From a region of the Vanrija pseudolonga chromosome 2, complete sequence genome:
- the RIM13 gene encoding Calpain-like protease palB/RIM13, translating into MAFNTYNEGLKIATNLANRAIAVEASLSQLSTTASPVPTLLKAFQLYIQAAESYSHLLSSSLVAKEDRTQVSRKWRLVLERAEKVKRRVEELGGRVGATEIDDEAEEAAVIRRGSKINGANAEIWRGPPPDREFTLSAREGVFRDSLQPELAVEQLALDPEWAELPSSAWADVESSTNWAVRQGPGADCSITAGLGSCLAHNTKWGIKLCEGVLYPQAVSGRPVQSENAKHVVRLLLNGTWRSVVVDALLPRSKKDRKPLYITAQPAISSSCATPSSPGPAWIPLAVKGYFKTLGGYSIPGSDPAPDVYAFTGWIPERLNLNTGFQREKEWTRLLAAWKKGSVIVTLGSGKDSSTGLVPLHAYGVIDVRDDGGERTVEIFDPGSANIDPQSHRDLAARLSELQVSGGASKHVSRFSFSMAWDEVCGKFETLNVNWNPSLVPATTTRHWSWPKSDVSEHEVSDTIALNASPRYRLTATASDPDAEVWLLLSQHHISKDVPLDDVALHVFRDFNPFDDRGRRLSHSHHEKNPYVNALHTLVRFPLRQGENTLNAVASRDRGLVQRGFTLRAFASAGTSLALKRVTLTLPFSETVTSELTKRTAGGHPGYPSHHINPQYRLSVGQRAPGAPPRPSTVRIALQGSKELAWNIKLLWGHGQRVFEMTSDVILGSSGPFSYGVAYCEVDNVKVGDYTLLVSSYERDQLGSFTFTVESSSPIQVTLIPQEGAGMYSRTVSGNWDASTAGGRPSGNTYDKNPRICATLSKPATLLARLYLRNPAPVPVNLTVFRRTTGGGLGEQVATSGPYVEQISGVSTGRVKLDAGVYILVPSTYERGEQEDWLVDMWADSSFSAEME; encoded by the exons ATGGCTTTCAACACATACAATGAAGGCCTCAAGATCGCCACG AACCTTGCAAACAGGGCCATAGCAGTCGAAGCTTCCCTCTCACAGCTCTCGACCACAGCATCACCAGTCCCAACCCTCCTCAAGGCATTTCAGCTCTATATCCAAGCAGCAGAATCGTACTCACACCTCCTCTCGTCCTCTTTGGTCGCAAAGGAGGACCGCACGCAAGTCTCGCGCAAGTGGaggctcgtgctcgagcgcgctgaAAAGGTCAAACGGCGAGTCGAAGAGCTCGgcggacgcgtcggcgcgaccgaGATCGATGATGAGGCAGAGGAAGCAGCTGTCATCCGGCGAGGGAGCAAGATCAACGGAGCGAACGCCGAGATCTGGCGTGGCCCACCGCCAGATCGCGAGTTCACCCTCTCAGCTCGCGAGGGGGTCTTCCGCGATAGCCTTCAGCCCGAGCTTgcggtcgagcagctcgcgctcgaccccgagtgGGCCGAGCTGCCTTCATCTGCCTGGGCAGATGTCGAGTCATCTACCAACTGGGCCGTGCGGCAAGGCCCCGGTGCCGACTGCTCCATCACGGCCGGGCTGGGCTCGTGTCTTGCTCACAACACGAAGTGGGGCATCAAG CTCTGTGAGGGTGTTCTGTATCCTCAGGCGGTCTCGGGAAGGCCAGTGCAGTCTGAGAATGCCAAGCACGTCGTGCGGCTACTCCTGAATGGGACATGGCGGAGT GTCGTTGTCGATGCTCTCCTGCCGAGATCAAAGAAGGACCGGAAGCCTCTGTATATTACCGCGCAGCCagcaatctcctcgtcgtgtGCAACACCCTCATCACCCGGGCCAGCGTGGATCCCCCTCGCAGTCAAGGGGTACTTCAAAACGCTGGGAGGTTACTCGATCCCAGGCAGTGACCCAGCGCCAGATGTGTACGCGTTCACAGGGTGGATCCCCGAGAGACTGAATCTCAACACTGGGTTCCAGCGTGAGAAGGAGTGGACGCGGCTCTTGGCTGCGTGGAAGAAGGGCTCAGTGATCGTGACGCTGGGGTCGGGCAAGGATTCGTCGACGGGTCTGGTGCCCCTCCATGCTTACGGTGTCATCG ACGTCAGAGATGACGGAGGCGAACGTACCGTCGAGATCTTCGACCCCGGTTCGGCCAACATTGATCCCCAATCACACCGTGACCTTGCCGCGCGGCTCTCCGAACTGCAGGTCAGCGGTGGAGCTTCAAAGCACGTCAGCAGGTTCTCCTTCTCCATGGCATGGGACGAGGTGTGCGGCAAGTTTGAAACACTCAACGTCAACTGGAACCCCTCCCTTGTCccggcgacaacgacgcggcATTGGTCGTGGCCGAAGTCGGACGTATCGGAGCACGAAGTCAGCGACACGATTGCCCTTAACGCCAGCCCACGATACCGCCTGACGGCAACGGCCTCagaccccgacgccgaggtctggctcctcctctcccagCACCACATCAGCAAGGACGTCCCACTGGATGACGTCGCGCTGCACGTCTTCCGAGACTTCAACCCATTCGACGACCGCGGTCGGCGGTTGTCGCACTCGCACCACGAGAAG AACCCATACGTCAATGCGCTGCACACCCTTGTCCGCTTCCCGTTGCGACAAGGCGAAAATACTCTCAACGCAGTGGCATCTCGCGACCGCGGGCTGGTTCAGCGTGGGTTCACACTCCGAGCCTTCGCCTCTGCGGGCACCAGCCTAGCTTTGAAGCGAGTGACTCTTACCCTCCCCTTCTCCGAGACGGTGACCTCGGAGCTCACAAAGCGAACCGCTGGAGGGCACCCCGGTTACCCTTCTCACCACATCAATCCTCAGTATCGACTGAGCGTCGGACAACGAGCTCCAGGTGCTCCACCCAGGCCTTCCACTGTGAGGATTGCCTTGCAGGGCAGCAAGGAGCTAGCGTGGAACATCAAGCTACTCTGGGGTCATGGCCAGCGCGTCTTTGAAATGACTTCAGACGTCATCCTCGGTTCATCAGGCCCATTCAGCTATGGGGTGGCGTACTGCGAGGTCGATAAcgtcaaggtcggcgactACACCCTGCTGGTGTCCTCATACGAGCGGGACCAGCTCGGGTCGTTCACGTTCACAGTGGAGTCGTCAAGCCCCATTCAGGTTACGCTGATTCCACAAGAGGGAGCGGGGATGTACAGCCGCACTGTCAGCGGGAACTG GGACGCGTCGACGGCTGGAGGACGCCCAAGTGGCAACACGTACGACAAGAATCCGCGGATCTGCGCGACGCTCTCCAAGCCAGCTacgctgctcgcgcgacTCTACCTCCGTAACCCAGCCCCAGTGCCAGTCAACTTGACTGTGTTCCGGCGCACAACAggtggcgggctcggcgagcaggtgGCCACCTCTGGCCCCTATGTCGAGCAGATATCCGGCGTGTCGACCGGCCGCGTCAAGCTTGACGCGGGCGTGTACATCCTCGTACCGTCCACCTACGAGAGGGGAGAGCAGGAAGACTGGCTCGTGGACATGTGGGCCGACTCGTCGTTCAGCGCGGAGATGGAGTAG
- the YIR007W_0 gene encoding putative glycosyl hydrolase: MAPPPKVSPVTGNPVGPSYIHASSIHFQDSHGRSILLRGVNLSGAAKNPAVQPAQSQDGFWEDAEEGKGDWINSTLNLDDGSADVHLARLRAWGFNMLRFVFTWEALEHEGPGKYDYAYMDYVVQVLYKCKEYGFKVFMDPHQDVWSRFSGGSGAPLWSIYACGIDAQAITPTYSALVQSDYPSREKPDPQSLPAMIWASNYHRAFNHTVWTLFFSGKAFAPKCIIDGVNIQDWLQDHFINAVRELSNHIEKAGDLYEETVLGWDSINEPGEGLIGISDLNVVPKEQPVKLGSVPTPFQNMRIAEGEAVEVDNYTFGGMGPSKAGTVVLDPKGQKLWLLPEDEATRGGGKWGWKLWAQHGVWDVQTKTLLKPAYFHTLPTDPSHQVEFVHDFWRQYWLGYASGVRTFHKEAIHFINTAVFKPLPDLPESFLSGRACATPHFYDGLTLMTKHWSWFNADALGILRGKYWSVVQGVRIGEANIRKCIQEQLGVLKEDTRTSIGNYPTLIGEIGCPYDMDGKKAYGFVDGGKGKGDYSSQLKAWDCSINANDGPNVLNYTLWTYVPNHSHQWSDNWNGEDLSLWSRDDTKVAALGLHEFSSTDSSSLKSSTQLLNPSSSLASSRTLTQPGVSPKEIASGDGVTAQLVLDGARAVAAFCRPYPVATVGRPERIDFDFKTTTFKLSVRISPEDWVEGHVMTEIYVPFVHYAKNLDWDTASVASLEHSSSKVSLADSASGSSDSLEDQVPTLSKDDAGASSESLKLDIQVTPSIGTYRIAGQYLYWAYPLPTRETVYTIEIKRNGPSYHVDPAAEAADSWFSWCNVQ, translated from the exons ATGGCACCTCCACCAAAGGTGTCCCCAGTAACGGGCAACCCCGTGGGCCCCTCTTACATCCACGCGTCGTCGATCCATTTTCAAGACAGCCACGGCCGTAGCATCCTCCTCCGCGGTGTCAACCTCTCTGGTGCAGCAAAGAATCCAGCAGTGCAGCCCGCTCAGAGCCAGGATGGCTTCTGGGAAGATGCAGAGGAAGGGAAGGGCGACTGGATCAATTCGaccctcaacctcgacgatgGGAGTGCCGAC GTCCACCTCGCTAGACTGAGGGCATGGGGCTTCAACATGCTACGATTCGTCTTCACTTGGGAAGCTCTGGAACATGAAGGGCC GGGCAAGTACGACTACGCGTACATGGATTATGTCGTCCAGGTCTTATACAAGTGCAAGGAGTATGGGTTCAAGGTGTTCATGGACCCACACCAGGATGTT TGGTCGAGATTCTCTGGGGGCTCTGGCGCCCCTCTGTGGAGCATCTATGCGTGTGGTATCGACGCGCAGGCCATCACGCCGACATACTCTGCGCTGGTCCAGAGCGACTACCCTTCCAGGGAGAAGCCAGACCCGCAGTCTCTCCCAGCCATGATCTGGGCATCCAACTACCACCGTGCGTTCAACCACACCGTGTGGACTCTGTTCTTCTCTGGCAAGGCCTTCGCGCCCAAGTGCATCATCGACGGCGTGAACATTCAGGACTGGCTCCAGGACCACTTTATCAacgcggtgcgcgagctcTCCAACCACATTGAAAAGGCCGGCGATCTTTACGAGGAGACCGTCTTGGGTTGGGACTCGATCAACGAGCCTGGAGAGGGCCTCATCGGCATTTCGGACCTCAACGTGGTGCCCAAGGAGCAGCCAGTCAAGTTGGGCTCAGTACCTACTCCGTTCCAGAACATGCGTattgccgagggcgaggcggtcgaggtggaCAACTACACATTTGGTGGGATGGGTCCCTCCAAAGCTGGCACCGTCGTGCTTGACCCCAAGGGCCAGAAGCTGTGGCTTttgcccgaggacgaggcgacccgtggcggcggcaagtggGGATGGAAGC TTTGGGCCCAGCACGGCGTTTGGGATGTTCAAACGAAGACGCTGTTGAAACCAGCATACTTCCACACACTCCCCACCGACCCCAGCCACCAGGTTGAGTTTGTGCACGACTTCTGGCGCCAGTACTGGCTCGGGTACGCTTCGGGTGTTCGTACCTTCCACAAGGAAGCCATCCACTTTATCAACACGGCCGTCTTCAAGCCTCTCCCCGACCTCCCGGAAAGCTTCCTTTCGGGTCGCGCCTGTGCTACGCCACACTTTTATGACGGCCTGACGCTCATGACCAAGCACTGGTCGTGGttcaacgccgacgccctaGGCATCCTGCGCGGCAAGTACTGGTCTGTTGTGCAGGGCGTGAGAATCGGCGAGGCGAATATTCGCAAGTGTATCCAGGAGCAGCTGGGTGTACTCAAGGAGGACACAAGGACCAGTATCGGCAACTACCCGACGTTGATCGGCGAAATCGGCTGCCCGTACGACATGGACGGCAAGAAGGCGTACGGCTTCGtggacggcggcaagggcaagggcgactACTCGAGCCAGCTCAAGGCTTGGGACTGCTCCATCAACGCCAACGACGGTCCCAACGTTCTCAACTACACGCTGTGGACGTATGTGCCCAACCACTCCCACCAGTGGAGTGACAACTGGAACGGCGAGGATCTCTCTCTGTGGAGCCGCGACGACACCAAGGTGGCGGCCCTTGGACTTCACGAGTTCTCAAGCaccgactcgagctcgctcaAGTCCTCGACCCAGCTTCTCAACCCGTCTTCTTCTCTGGCGTCGTCACGAACGTTGACCCAGCCGGGCGTGTCTCCAAAGGAGATCGCCTCGGGAGACGGCGTCACTGCACAGCTTGTTTTGGACGGAGCTCGTGCCGTTGCAGCGTTCTGTAGGCCATACCCCGTTGCCACGGTCGGTCGTCCCGAGCGCATCGACTTTGACTTCAAGACGACCACGTTCAAGCTGTCTGTTCGCATCTCCCCCGAGGACTGGGTTGAGGGGCACGTCATGACGGAGATATACGTGCCATTTGTGCACTACGCTAAGAACCTCGACTGGGACACTGCCTCGGTTGCATCCCTGGAGCACTCGTCATCCAAGGTTTCGTTGGCAGACAGCGCTAGCGGGTCCTCCGACTCTCTCGAGGACCAGGTCCCCACGTTATCTAAGGACGACGCTGGGGCTAGTTCCGAGTCTCTCAAGCTGGACATTCAGGTTACGCCTTCGATCGGGACATACCGAATCGCTGGTCAGTACCTGTACTGGGCATACCCTCTGCCAACTCGGGAAACCGTCTACACTATTGAGATCAAGCGCAACGGGCCATCTTATCACGTCGAcccggccgccgaggccgctgacAGCTGGTTCTCTTGGTGCAATGTGCAGTGA
- the pruA gene encoding Delta-1-pyrroline-5-carboxylate dehydrogenase, whose amino-acid sequence MAQLAAFKIPEIRNEPMRSYGPGSTDRQKLEEALARLDAQAPFDVPAVINGKEVRSGDIQPQPMPHNHAKNLSNYHAATPEAVTAAIDSALAAKNDWENLPWADKAAIFLKAADLIAFKYRYDIMAATMLGQGKNAWQAEIDSAAELVDFLRFSVKFVEQLYTQQPSENSEGVWNRTEFRPLEGFVLAVTPFNFTAIGGNLVGAPAIVGNVVVWKPSPAATYSSYLVYKIFLEAGLPPNVIQFVPGSPPDIVKQCIDHKEFAGLHFTGSTHIFRKLWKDIANNIDIYRGYPRIVGETGGKNFHFYHPSADIKSGVVQALRAGFEYSGQKCSALARAYVPRSLWEGGFKDELVKQAKSITIGPCTEFEHFTGPVIGRPAYDRITGIIEKAKAQGGEILAGGKGDDSKGFFIQPTVILTKDPKSITMTEEIFGPVITVFVYEDKDIDATLKLIDTTTEYGLTGSIFGQDRQALAHASAALRNAAGNFYINDKCTGAVVGQQPFGGARASGTNDKSGSISILYRFISARSIKENFIAPSEYAYPSNLV is encoded by the exons AtggcccagctcgccgcttTCAAGATCCCCGAGATCCGTAACGAGCCCATG CGCTCGTACGGCCCCGGCTCGACCGACCGCcagaagctcgaggaggctcttgcccgcctcgacgcccagGCTCCCTTCGACGTCCCCGCCGTCATcaacggcaaggaggtcCGCTCGGGCGACATCCAGCCCCAGCCCATGCCCCACAACCACGCCAAGAACCTGTCCAACTACCACGCCGCGACCCCCGAGGCCGTGACTGCCGCCATTGACAGCGCTCTTGCCGCCAAGAACGACTGGGAGAACCTCCCCtgggccgacaaggccgccaTCTTCCTCAAGGCTGCCGACCTGATCGCCTTCAAGTACCGCTACGACATCATGGCCGCTACCATGCTCGGCCAGGGCAAGAACGCCTGGCAGGCTGAGATCGACTCGGctgccgagcttgtcgactTCCTCCGCTTCTCGGTCAAGTTTGTCGAGCAGCTCTACACCCAGCAGCCTTCCGAGAACTCGGAGGGTGTCTGGAACCGTACCGAGTTCCGCCCTCTCGAGGGCTTCGTCCTCGCCGTGACCCCCTTCAACTTCACTGCCATTGGCGGCAACCTCGTTGGCGCTCCCGCCATTGTCGGCAACGTTGTCGTCTGGAAGCCCTCCCCCGCTGCCACCTACTCGTCGTACCTCGTCTACAAGATCTTCCTTGAGGCTGGTCTCCCCCCGAACGTCATCCAGTTCGTCCCTGGCTCGCCCCCCGACATTGTCAAGCAGTGCATCGACCACAAGGAGTTTGCCGGTCTCCACTTCACTGGCTCGACCCACATCTTCCGCAAGCTCTGGAAGGACATTGCCAACAACATCGACATCTACCGCGGCTACCCCCGCATTGTTGGCGAGACTGGCGGCAAGAACTTCCACTTCTACCACCCCTCGGCCGACATCAAGTCGGGCGTCGTTCAGGCTCTCCGTGCCGGCTTCGAGTACTCGGGCCAGAAGTGCTCGGCCCTTGCCCGTGCCTACGTTCCCCGCTCGCTCTGGGAGGGTGGCTTCAAGGACGAGCTTGTCAAGCAGGCCAAGTCGATCACCATCGGCCCCTGCACCGAGTTTGAGCACTTCACCGGCCCCGTCATCGGCCGCCCCGCCTACGACCGTATCACTGGCATCatcgagaaggccaaggcccaGGGTGGCGAGAtccttgccggcggcaagggcgacgacTCCAAGGGCTTCTTCATTCAGCCCACTGTCATCCTTACCAAGGACCCCAAGTCGATCACCATGACCGAGGAGATCTTCGGCCCTGTCATCACCGTCTTCGTCtacgaggacaaggacatTGACGCGACCCTCAAGCTCATTGACACCACGACTGAGTACGGCCTCACTGGCTCCATCTTCGGCCAGGACCGCCAGGCCCTCGCCCACGCCTCGGCTGCCCTCCgcaacgccgccggcaacTTTTACATCAACGACAAGTGCAccggcgctgtcgtcggccagcAGCCCTTCGGCGGTGCTCGCGCGTCTGGCACCAATGATAAGAGCGGAAGCATTTCCATCCTGTATCGATTCATCTCCGCGCGCTCGATTAAGGAGAACTTCATCGCGCCCTCGGAGTACGCGTACCCCTCCAACCTCGTTTAA